A region from the Panicum hallii strain FIL2 chromosome 1, PHallii_v3.1, whole genome shotgun sequence genome encodes:
- the LOC112873131 gene encoding serine/threonine-protein kinase VPS15 isoform X2, which yields MDCFSEMVVDLDHLVVQLIHAVEQSHSKGVCHGDIKCENVVVTSWNWLYLTDFASFKPTYIPLDDPSDYSFYFDTGGRRRCYLAPERFYEHGGESQVAADAPLQPSMDIFSLGCVIAELFLDGQPLFEYAQLLSYRRGQHDPIIALEKIQDSGIRDMILHMIQLDPKKRLPCRSYLQKYESVVFPFYFSNFLHKFFADIVPLDSDARVEKTQDNFEKILEIMMGSSTIEQIERSTLSQHSEPSGRKGMERQILNSPGDSKKNTSVVKKHTPVDHQHIAGDINFLLKEVENRSNSTSTKVTKDMDHIRPSQLVNPAGSGTGSGLMAQNNVVSHVQKISKSNLCSLVAGYDGQSDTYSFDIFQQTDSKVSCEGMVLLASLLCSCIRSVKKPELRRASLILLKFSSTYVDDDSRLQLVVPYVIAMLSDPAAIVRCAALETLCDVLCLVQDFPISDAVIFPEYILPMLSLLPDDTEESVRVCYASNIHKLALTAYRFLLRSRSIADIRPLDESVEDPRSQSADSPVKKQDKIYGQLAELRKNIYEIVQDLAMGQKQTPNVRRALLQDIGYLCYFFGHKQSNDFLLPILPAFLNDHDEQLRAVFFGQIVFVCYFIGSRSVEEYLLPYLEQALSDGTEAVLVNALDCLTMMCKSGYLRKRVIVGLLGKALPLLRYPINWVKRSALRFVAACSESLGAVDTYVYLTPHLRQFLHREPPSLSSETALLSCLKPPLPKSIFYEALEDAQDMGDILLKGGGKKELIVHGGKYPGKVQSGSSINFEDVARLKGPTILSNISLDVKDSVSPDKSLYSGFALHASAGNSSFYDGLSKGIPSYSVCTDKRGLGETHVVPDSSVYKASIRLPWLEPNRPGVQTRDDYFSSKRRDLSINDSMKSSSSLQGDSIPNSDTGGLPSFSRSAMNLETGWKPRGILVAHLQEHRLSVNDIAVSNDNTFFVTASDDSSIKIWDTRRLEKDIAFRSRLTYSMGTSRALCTTMVRSTSQIVVGANDGTLHLFSVDCARGIGSSVERYSGIVDAKRNDIKEGSILSVVNCSNDSFSPTVLFSTEHCGIHKWDTRTNSESWSFKSSPEEGYISALVVGQCGNWFISGSSRGVLTLWDNRFLLPVNSWHYSTVSPIEKLCLLIPPPSSISSSGRPLVFVAAGCNEVSLWNAENGSCHQVFRTASTENEPVMPKAPSRPLNKPSTKDVRRSGNYKYRIDELNDPPVRHPGIRSLLPLPGGDLLTGGTDLKIRYWDQARPEQSFCIAGPSAKEVRSAKGDILEKAIGNNECYDIRSSFGVQVVQEMYKQTTTVSGLTPKTQLAVAAADSAGCHRDAILALASFNLSSQRLISASRDGAVKVWK from the exons ATGGATTGCTTTTCAG AGATGGTTGTCGACTTAGATCATTTGGTTGTGCAGTTAATCCATGCAGTGGAGCAGAGCCATAGTAAGGGAGTTTGCCATG GTGACATAAAATGTGAGAATGTGGTCGTTACTTCTTGGAACTGGCTATATCTTACGGACTTTGCATCTTTCAAGCCAACTTATATCCCACTTGATGACCCATCTGATTATTCATTCTACTTTGACACTGGAGGAAGGCGAAGATGCTATCTAGCACCTGAA AGATTCTATGAACATGGTGGGGAGTCCCAAGTTGCAGCAGATGCACCTCTGCAACCATCTATGGATATATTTTCTCTCGG GTGCGTTATTGCTGAACTTTTCCTTGATGGCCAGCCACTTTTTGAGTATGCACAACTTCTGTCTTATCGGCGTGGTCAGCATGACCCCATAATTGCTCTAGAAAAG ATACAAGATTCTGGTATTCGTGACATGATACTTCACATGATCCAGTTGGATCCCAAAAAAAGGCTACCATGTCGAAGCTATCTGCAAAAATATGAATCTGTTGTGTTCCCATTTTATTTTTCGAACTTTCTGCACAAGTTCTTTGCAGATATTGTTCCACTTGACTCAGATGCCAGG GTTGAGAAAACTCAAGACAATTTTGAAAAGATACTTGAAATAATGATGGGCAGCTCAACAATTGAACAAATTGAGAGATCTACATTGTCTCAACATAGTGAACCATCTGGGAGAAAAGGCATGGAAAGGCAAATTTTAAACTCGCCAGGAGATTCTAAAAAAAACACATCTGTAGTTAAGAAACATACTCCTGTAGACCATCAACATATTGCTGGAGATATCAATTTCCTCCTCAAAGAAGTGGAGAACAGGAGCAACAGCACAAGCACAAAGGTGACAAAAGACATGGACCATATTAGGCCCTCGCAGCTGGTTAATCCAGCAGGAAGCGGAACCGGAAGTGGTTTGATGGCCCAGAACAATGTTGTATCCCATGTGCAGAAGATCTCAAAGAGCAATTTATGCTCCTTGGTGGCTGGTTATGATGGCCAATCAGATACCTATAGCTTTGACATTTTTCAACAGACAGACTCCAAGGTGAGCTGTGAAGGCATGGTCTTACTTGCCTCATTACTCTGCTCGTGCATACGCAGTGTGAAAAAACCTGAGCTAAGAAGGGCCAGTCTCATTCTTCTGAAATTTTCGTCCACATATGTTGATGATGACAGTCGCTTACAGCTAGTGGTTCCCTATGTGATTGCGATGCTTTCAGATCCGGCTGCCATTGTCCGCTGTGCTGCTTTGGAAACCTTATGTGATGTTCTTTGTCTTGTGCAAGACTTCCCTATCAGTGATGCTGTTATATTCCCTGAGTACATCCTCCCAATGCTCTCTTTGCTCCCTGATGATACAGAGGAGAGTGTTAGAGTTTGCTATGCTAGCAATATTCATAAACTGGCTTTAACAGCTTATAGGTTCCTACTTCGTTCTCGTAGCATAGCTGATATTAGACCTCTGGATGAATCAGTGGAAGATCCCAGATCACAGTCTGCAGATTCACCAGTGAAGAAGCAAGATAAAATTTATGGCCAGCTTGCAGAACTGAGGAAAAATATTTATGAAATAGTGCAAGATTTGGCAATGGGTCAAAAGCAGACACCTAACGTCCGCAGAGCTCTTCTGCAGGATATAGGTTATTTGTGCTACTTCTTTGGGCACAAGCAAAGTAACGATTTTCTTCTTCCTATACTTCCAGCATTTCTGAATGACCATGATGAGCAGCTCCGTGCAGTTTTCTTTGGCCAAATTGTCTTTGTTTGCTACTTCATTGGTTCAAGGAGCGTTGAGGAATATCTTTTGCCATATCTTGAACAGGCACTAAGTGATGGTACGGAGGCTGTCCTTGTAAACGCACTTGATTGCTTGACCATGATGTGCAAAAGTGGTTATTTGAGGAAAAGAGTAATTGTTGGTCTATTGGGAAAGGCTCTCCCCCTGCTTCGGTATCCAATCAATTGGGTTAAACGGTCTGCTTTAAGATTTGTTGCTGCTTGCAGTGAGAGCTTAGGGGCTGTTGATACTTATGTGTACCTTACTCCTCATCTAAGGCAGTTCCTACACAGGGAGCCACCTTCATTGTCCTCTGAAACTGCTCTTCTTTCATGCCTTAAGCCTCCTCTGCCTAAATCAATCTTTTACGAAGCTTTAGAGGATGCTCAGGACATGGGCGACATTTTACTGAAGGGCGGTGGCAAGAAAGAACTGATAGTACATGGTGGAAAATACCCTGGTAAAGTACAAAGTGGATCCTCGATAAATTTTGAAGATGTTGCACGACTGAAAGGCCCTACTATTTTGAGCAATATATCTTTGGATGTCAAAGATTCAGTTTCTCCTGACAAATCGTTATATTCTGGTTTTGCATTACATGCATCTGCTGGGAATAGTTCCTTTTATGACGGTTTATCTAAAGGAATACCATCATATTCTGTTTGTACTGATAAGCGAGGTTTAGGAGAAACACACGTGGTCCCTGATTCTTCGGTGTATAAAGCATCAATAAGGCTACCTTGGTTGGAACCCAACCGCCCAGGCGTGCAGACTAGGGATGATTATTTCAGTAGCAAGCGTCGAGATTTAAGCATCAATGATTCTATGAAGAGCAGTTCATCTTTGCAAGGGGATAGCATTCCAAACTCTGATACTGGAGGATTGCCGTCCTTCTCCAGATCAGCAATGAACCTGGAGACTGGATGGAAGCCCCGTGGAATTCTAGTGGCACATCTCCAGGAGCATCGCTTGTCTGTCAACGATATCGCCGTGTCAAATGATAATACCTTTTTTGTGACCGCGTCTGATGACTCAAGTATCAAGATATGGGATACAAGAAGGTTGGAAAAGGACATTGCCTTCAGATCTAGGTTAACGTACAGCATGGGTACTAGCCGAGCTCTATGTACGACAATGGTTCGCAGTACTTCACAGATTGTTGTCGGTGCAAACGATGGAACACTGCACTTGTTTTCTGTTGATTGTGCACGCGGCATTGGAAGTTCTGTGGAAAGGTATTCTGGCATTGTTGATGCAAAAAGGAATGATATTAAAGAAGGCTCAATTCTCAGTGTTGTGAATTGTTCAAACGACAGCTTTAGCCCAACTGTCCTTTTCAGCACTGAGCATTGTGGCATCCATAAATGGGATACAAGGACCAACTCAGAATCCTGGTCATTTAAATCATCACCCGAGGAGGGCTATATATCAGCCCTTGTTGTGGGCCAGTGTGGAAATTGGTTCATCTCAGGTTCTTCAAGAGGTGTCCTTACATTGTGGGATAATAGGTTTTTGCTGCCTGTTAACTCGTGGCACTATTCAACAGTAAGCCCTATAGAGAAATTGTGCTTGCTTATACCTCCACCAAGCTCAATATCTTCTTCTGGAAGGCCATTGGTTTTTGTTGCCGCCGGCTGCAACGAAGTTTCCCTATGGAATGCTGAGAATGGAAGCTGCCACCAG GTGTTTAGAACGGCAAGCACCGAGAATGAACCTGTGATGCCAAAGGCACCATCAAGACCTCTTAACAAGCCAAGCACCAAAGATGTAAGACGATCAGGCAATTATAAGTACAGAATCGATGAATTGAACGACCCACCTGTACGCCATCCGGGCATACGCTCTTTGCTTCCCTTACCTGGGGGTGATCTATTGACTGGAGGAACAGACTTGAAAATTCGTTACTGGGATCAAGCCAG ACCTGAGCAAAGCTTTTGTATTGCTGGTCCCTCGGCCAAAGAAGTCCGTTCGGCAAAAGGAGATATTTTGGAGAAAGCAATTGGAAACAATGAGTGTTATGATATAAGATCCAGTTTTGGAGTACAAGTCGTGCAG GAAATGTATAAACAGACTACCACTGTGTCTGGTTTGACGCCCAAGACACAGCTCGCAGTGGCCGCTGCAGACTCCGCCGGGTGCCACCGAGATGCAATACTCGCGCTGGCATCCTTCAATCTGTCGAGCCAGAGGTTGATATCAGCCAGCAGAGACGGAGCTGTCAAAGTATGGAAATAG